From Toxorhynchites rutilus septentrionalis strain SRP chromosome 2, ASM2978413v1, whole genome shotgun sequence, a single genomic window includes:
- the LOC129766920 gene encoding tigger transposable element-derived protein 1-like gives MEKALHMWIEDHAQKKIPLDQELIREKALSLYLWLEKNEPSSSKKKDFTASKGWFYNFIRSNSIRNVKIKGESASADVSAANSFPPKLAKIIKEGAYHGDQVFNGDETGLFWKRMPSRTYITQQEQYASGFKAAKDRVTLLFCSNASGDIMLKPLLINRAMTPRSLKGADFNKLPVHWKANTKAWVTKAVFEEWFYDMFIPEVKTYLEGKGLEFHVLLILDNAPGHLVIKHPNVQVVFLPPNTTSLLQPQDQGIIAAFKKLYIKQCLRYILEKLESDETMTVIQAWKEFKIRDALTFIGKALSSMKSKTLNSCWKPLWPECVKAGSTDPSNVEESEILILAHAIGGKGFKDMDSRDVEELLEDTEIEDDELMQSLVTSEPLEDDEDRDIKPCDIEDGNKLADTLVKHFMEKDPCVERAVSFRNDLKLCMLRYNRLNEKTQPTVIDEDDEDFSLPLERRRSRPISSDEEDIATSSNRKHPRVANDSD, from the exons ATGGAAAAGGCACTTCATATGTGGATCGAAGATCACGCGCAGAAGAAAATACCCTTGGATCAGGAATTAATAAGGGAGAAAGCTTTGAGCCTTTACCTTTGGTTAGAGAAGAATGAGCCGTCTTCAAGTAAAAAGAAAGACTTTACCGCGAGTAAGGGATGGTTTTATAACTTTATACGTAGTAATTCCATTCGCAACGTTAAAATCAAGGGTGAATCCGCATCGGCCGATGTTTCGGCTGCAAATAGTTTTCCTCCAAAGCTCGCTAAGATCATAAAAGAAGGTGCGTATCATGGTGACCAAGTGTTCAATGGAGATGAAAcgggtcttttttggaaaagaatGCCGTCTCGTACCTACATTACGCAGCAGGAGCAATATGCCAGTGGTTTCAAAGCGGCCAAAGACAGGGTTACCCTGTTATTTTGCAGTAATGCTTCAGGCGACATTATGTTGAAACCGCTATTGATCAATCGTGCTATGACGCCCCGCTCGTTGAAGGGGGCTGATTTCAACAAACTGCCAGTGCACTGGAAAGCTAACACTAAAGCGTGGGTCACAAAAGCCGTTTTTGAGGAATGGTTTTACGATATGTTTATTCCGGAAgtgaaaacatacttggaaggaAAAGGTTTGGAGTTCCACGTGCTTTTGATTTTGGATAACGCTCCAGGACACCTAGTTATCAAGCACCCAAACGTTCAAGTTGTGTTTCTTCCACCGAATACAACTTCTTTGTTACAGCCTCAAGATCAAGGAATAATTGCTGCTTTCAAGAAGTTGTACATTAAACAATGTCTTCGGTACATCCTCGAAAAGCTTGAAAGCGATGAAACGATGACGGTAATTCAAGCGTGGAAAGAATTTAAGATAAGAGACGCTCTGACGTTCATAGGAAAGGCTCTGTCTTCTATGAAATCTAAAacattgaattcgtgctggaagcCACTATGGCCAGAATGCGTGAAAGCTGGTTCAACAGACCCTTCAAATGTGGAAGAATCAGAAATTCTCATTCTGGCACATGCAATTGGAGGGAAAGGATTCAAAGATATGGATAGTAGAGACGTTGAAGAGCTTCTTGAAGACACCGAAATTGAAGATGATGAACTGATGCAGAGTTTAGTCACATCGGAGCCTTTAGAGGACGATGAAGACCGGGATATCAAGCCATGTGATATCGAAGACGGGAATAAATTAGCGGATACCCTCGTAAAACATTTTATGGAAAAGGATCCTTGTGTTGAGAGAGCCGTTTCATTTCGGAATGATTTGAAACTGTGTATGCTTCGCTACAATAGattgaacgaaaaaacacaGCCAACAGTTATCGATGAAG ATGACGAGGATTTCAGCTTACCATTGGAACGCAGACGATCTCGTCCGATTTCTTCGGATGAGGAAGATATCGCCACATCATCTAACCGCAAACATCCACGTGTTGCTAATGATAGTGATTAG